Below is a genomic region from Pseudomonas berkeleyensis.
AACCCAATGGAGCCAGGGCGAGTTCGTAGAACCGACAGGATGCCGCAGCGTCCCTCACGGCGAATTCGACATGGTCAAGAATGCTCATCGATACTTCCCCCTTCATGAATCTTCTGTCGCCGCTCAGCGCTAGCGATCATGTGTACACATCTCTCGATCAATGCCCGTGTTGCCAGCTCTTGTAGACGAACTCCAGGCTATAGCCATCTAGATCGCGAACATTCGCGGCGTAGTAGCGAGGGTCATAGTGCAGCCGAGCACCAGGGGCTCCGGCATCCGTAGCACCTGCGGCCAACGCGGCGGCGTATGCCGCATCGACAGCGTCGCAGCTATCGGCGACGAAGCCGACATGCACGGCACGGGTATCGACCGCCCCCTCACGCAGCCAGAAAAACATGCGCCCCTGTGCGCCAAAACCCTTGAGATCAGGATGTCCCGGTGGGCCGTTCTTGCCGTCGTAATCGAGCCGGTTACGAATACCGAGCGGAGCCAGTGCCTGTGAGTAGAACTGCACCGCAGCATCGACGTTTTTCACCGAAAGAAAAATATGGTCAAGCATTTCGCCGCTCCCTTCAGATGATGTAACCGCCAGCGACTTCGATGGACTGGCCGTTGATCCAGCTGCCGTCGGCAGTCAGCAGCATAGCGATCACACGTGCGACCTCCTCAGGCTCACCGATGCGTCCCAGGGCTGTCTGGCCCGCGAGCAAGGTCTCGAAATCTGCGTTCAGTCCACCGCCCAACTCGGTACGCACAGGCCCGGGTGAAACGGCGTTTACACGGATGCGGCGCTCACCGAACTCCTTAGCCATGTAACGCGTGAGCACCTCCAGCCCCGTCTTGAAGGCTGCATAAGGCGCAACGCCTACGGTCGCCACGCGGGTGGTTGCACTGGTGACATTGACGATACCTGCCCCTTCCTGCAGCAAAGGCAGTAGGGTTTGCGTCAAGAAGAACGGCCCCTTCAGATGCACATTCAGCAGGCCATCGAATTGCGCCGGGGTGACGTTCTCGATGGGGTTGAACAGTCCATAGCCGGCGTTGTTGATCAACCCCGTCAGCCCACGTGCTTGAAACTCGCGGGTCAGGACGTCCACCACCTCATCGCGAAATGCGTGAAAGCTCTCTACCTCACTGACATCCAGCTTCAGTGCCACGGCCTTGCCACCTTCTGTCTGGATCTGTTCGACCACTTCAGCAGCACGCAGTGGGTGGCTGTTGTAAGTCAGAATCACGCCCAGACCGCGACGGGCGCACTCGATGGCCGTGCTGGCACCGATGCCTCGACTTCCACCTGTAATGACGATTGTACTCATCTCGACAGCTCCCTCGTTTGGATGCGCAAACGATAGGGAACAGGGTCAGGGGACACACACCCATTACTGGCAGATTCCTGCCTATTTCTACCTTCCACCTTGTGAGCAATATCAAGACAGGCTCAAATGGCGGTATGAACGATCAACTCGAAGAACTACGCGCGCTTACCGCTCATGCCGAGAACCGACGCACCGAGACAGGTATTCCGCGCGTCGCCATGGTTCAGGGCGAAATACCCGAACACCAGTTGGCGGCAGTCTACGACCCCATGGTCAACCTGATCCTGCGTGGCAGCAAGTCGATATCCATTGGCGGCAGAACGCTACACTACGACTCTGCTACCTATTTCGTGATGTCCGTAGGCCT
It encodes:
- a CDS encoding VOC family protein; protein product: MLDHIFLSVKNVDAAVQFYSQALAPLGIRNRLDYDGKNGPPGHPDLKGFGAQGRMFFWLREGAVDTRAVHVGFVADSCDAVDAAYAAALAAGATDAGAPGARLHYDPRYYAANVRDLDGYSLEFVYKSWQHGH
- a CDS encoding SDR family NAD(P)-dependent oxidoreductase — translated: MSTIVITGGSRGIGASTAIECARRGLGVILTYNSHPLRAAEVVEQIQTEGGKAVALKLDVSEVESFHAFRDEVVDVLTREFQARGLTGLINNAGYGLFNPIENVTPAQFDGLLNVHLKGPFFLTQTLLPLLQEGAGIVNVTSATTRVATVGVAPYAAFKTGLEVLTRYMAKEFGERRIRVNAVSPGPVRTELGGGLNADFETLLAGQTALGRIGEPEEVARVIAMLLTADGSWINGQSIEVAGGYII